In the Telopea speciosissima isolate NSW1024214 ecotype Mountain lineage chromosome 6, Tspe_v1, whole genome shotgun sequence genome, AGTGTGACTAACCTCActacaaacaacaacaacaacaacaacaacaacaacaacaacaacaacaaccataaccttatcccactaaatggggtcagctaaaTGGATCTGAAGCGGCTGTGACAGtaatagaaaaaagagaagtaagAGGGAAtagaaaaaaagtaaaaaggagtAAAATGAggtacaaaatagaaaataaaataactcaaggaaaaagtctaagccgtagtcaaagcagcatccaaGGAACATCCCCCTATAAGGGGTtggctacacgggtccttgtccGCCAAACAATTCTATTCACAGTCATACTAGGATTGAGCCCTACCACaagcatatcctttcttaccacttcaccaatagtcattttaggttaGTCACTAGTAGCCAACTAATTGGTGAATGGTATTAgtaaattttcatattttactGTAAATGAATAACTCAATCAGGCATTGGATGATTGGAATGACATCTTTTTTAGACCTCTCTGAAAATGTGGCAGAGATAAGCACTGCCATGCTCAGCCTGCAGATATAAGCTGTGAAAGATATAATTACAGTATTCTTGGAAAATTTCGTACAAAGTCGAGATATGTCTCTCCCATAAGGATCGGTTGGGAGCAAGTGATTTTGTGGGCACGTCTCTGGATTCATTCAAGTAAGAGAACAGAGTTCACAATTGGTCCTCTGCCATGAACAAGCACTGGGACTTCTTGTGAATCAGGTTGCATTGGAAAAGGAAGGCAGTCTTTTTGAAGAGATCTTCTTCACATATTCATATTTACACCTTTCAATTTCAGAGTGCACGTACATACCAAATGGTTTAACCAAAGCCAATCTAGACTTCAACCTGTTGAGTGAATCAGATTCTAAGAGTGCTCATTATCTGAGTTAATTTTGACTTTGAATAAGAGATTGATTTCTTCAAAATACACATTAATGTAGTAGTGGTTGTTTGCGTTTTCTGAAGACTAGGTAAGTAGTCATTCTGATAGGGTCATAGGGATGTATGCTAAAATCGGAAAAACCATATCAATAAATGTAAAGGCTTAATTCTGCTTCTGGGTATACCTTATTACATCTATCAAATCTGGAACTTCGAGTTTCTTCTTGGTGATTCCCTTAAGGCTTGGGTACTGCAAAAAATGCACTCTTCAGGGCTCAACTTCTGTTTCCATCAGTTTTTCTGCTTCCTTTGAGGCTGCTGCTGCAGTTTGAAGCTCCTCAAGGTTCTACCTTGTATTTGGTATCAACAGAGTGAAACAAAATCTTGATGAGATTAAATATGGGGTGCTGTTTAAAACTGCCAATTAGAAGAGGACAACGTTTATGCTTAACCATCCATATTAAGGGTTCTGCCATGCTGTGACTGAACCAATGGGTAATTTCCCATTAACTCAATCCAACTGGAACCAGCCATTTTCTTAACATCTCTAGCCTCCATTAGTTCTCTCAATTCCCCTACTCCGTCCCAATCGCTAGTATTGGCAAATATGTTAGATAATAATACGTAAGTTGAAGGGTCTTCTTTATCCAGAGCAAGTGCTTGTGCTGCTGCTCGCTTTCCAGTCTCCATATCCCCATGAACCCGACAAGCACCCAACAGTGTCTGCCACACCAGGACTCCTGCTTGAAAAGGCATGCTTTGAATTAAAGCCTCCGCCTCTTTGATGTGTCCTGCTCGACCAAGGAGATCTACCATACAGGCATAATGATCTTCTCCAGGGGTGATTCCATGTTCATGTGTCATGGAGAGGAAATACTCCCACCCTTCAACAATGAACCTTCCTTGACTACATGCATATAATACACATATGAAAGTAATATAGTTTGGTTCAATATGCTCTACTCTCATTCTATTGAAAACATCTAAAGCTTCCTTGGCATGACCATTTTGTGCAAACCCCATGATCATTGTTGTCCAGGAAACGACTGATCGATCATGCATTAATTGGAACACTACCCATGCACCATCCACGCATCCACATTTTGCATACATATCCAGAAGTGCATTATCGACGCAGATATCAATGTCCTTCCCTAGCTTAATCCTTAAACCATGAGCTTTTTTCCCTTCCTCCAAGGAAGCCAAATTGGCACAAGCATTAAGTGCAGTTGCCAATGtaaatttgtttggtttaacacccatcttcttcatctcctcaaTTAGTCTGAGTGCTTCCCTTGGTGCACCACATTGTAAACATCCTGAAGCAATTTGGGTCCATGAGACCACATCTTTCtcaggcatttcatcaaataCTTTTGAACCATCAATCAAATTCCGATTTTTCAAGTACATATCAACTAAAGAATTCCCAACACAAATCTCATTTCCATGGCCATACTTAATGAGCTGTGCATGGACTTGCAAACCCATTTTAAGATCAGAGAGAGAAGCCAAACCTGTCAGAACAGTAGCAAACGTGAAGTTATCAGGTCTCACACCGTCGTGATTCATCCTATACCAGAAGCTCGGGATTTCCGAATAGGATAACTGCAAGTACCCGGCGATCATTGCATTCCAAGACACAATGTCTCTTTCTGGGCACTTCTCAAAAAATTCTGCTGCCTCGACCAATTTACCATGCCGAATAAGGGCTGTTAGGAACGAATTTGTCAAGAACACATTCGATTCAAAGCCTAACTGAACAATCTTGGCGTAAATTTGGTAACCTTGACAAGAATTCTCCGATAGGGAACATGCATTGAGTGCACTCACGAGGG is a window encoding:
- the LOC122663669 gene encoding putative pentatricopeptide repeat-containing protein At3g15130; translated protein: MQMLRSNTLRELCSVSFRRTLNTAYASKTYESLVMEEEKYSNWLKRCSDISSLDTGKAIHAKFVKESLLSSLFIYNHLLNMYAKSGDLQTALKLFEEMHERNVVSWSAIIAGLVQHGCPNEALSVFHRMYRSGFRPNEYTLVSALNACSLSENSCQGYQIYAKIVQLGFESNVFLTNSFLTALIRHGKLVEAAEFFEKCPERDIVSWNAMIAGYLQLSYSEIPSFWYRMNHDGVRPDNFTFATVLTGLASLSDLKMGLQVHAQLIKYGHGNEICVGNSLVDMYLKNRNLIDGSKVFDEMPEKDVVSWTQIASGCLQCGAPREALRLIEEMKKMGVKPNKFTLATALNACANLASLEEGKKAHGLRIKLGKDIDICVDNALLDMYAKCGCVDGAWVVFQLMHDRSVVSWTTMIMGFAQNGHAKEALDVFNRMRVEHIEPNYITFICVLYACSQGRFIVEGWEYFLSMTHEHGITPGEDHYACMVDLLGRAGHIKEAEALIQSMPFQAGVLVWQTLLGACRVHGDMETGKRAAAQALALDKEDPSTYVLLSNIFANTSDWDGVGELRELMEARDVKKMAGSSWIELMGNYPLVQSQHGRTLNMDG